A section of the Phaseolus vulgaris cultivar G19833 chromosome 8, P. vulgaris v2.0, whole genome shotgun sequence genome encodes:
- the LOC137824830 gene encoding uncharacterized protein, which yields MRPARARSEEMTMQQLMGMMQGLQEAMAASKAEQECMQADLTASQVRNDELHRANEELRRGWRDVDELETATPPREFSTPFSQAILETAIPNTFTGPKVTFTGMEDPEAHLTAFHTQIMLLSRLFREQYLANRAPPPVSYDLFDVKQYQGDTLKEYISRFGAQVVKVGTTDEPMIVYAFRKGVCPGSFSKSLNRSRFKTFAEVRRRAVEHIASEGEAYEKCTTATPTRPRAQIRTQPSRVHEASTERKNQDRKRTYKARRTQPRGRAEGRREGNRPLRHNFVVELKDLIVVPNIADRLRPPVKSKKVLGPHKESWCEFHEAFGHHINNCLALGYQLDELVKNGFLKDYLAGSTTATATATPEEGQAHEMPTHGEVHTIFGGFSGGRPTASQSKKYVRSVSSVAEEFSDDPWESDLVKG from the exons ATGAGACCCGCACgtgctaggagtgaagagatgaccatgcaacaactcatgggcatgatgcaagggttGCAAGAGGCAATGGCAGCATCAAAAGCGGAGCAAGAgtgcatgcaggcggatctcacaGCATCTCAGGtgagaaacgatgagctccaccgcGCCAACGAGGAGCTACGCCGCGGATGGCGCGACGTAGACGAGCTTGAGACTGCCACCCCACCAAGAGAATTCTCAACGCCATTCTCACAAGCGATCCTAGAGACAGCAATCCCCAACACATTCACGGGGCCCAAagtaaccttcacagggatggaggaccctgaggcgcacctcactgcgttccacacgcagataatgctg CTCTCGCGgctattcagagagcagtatctagccaacagggccccaCCCCCAGTTTCGTACGACCTattcgacgtgaagcagtatcaaggtgacaccctgaaagagtacataagccgcttcggggcgcaggtggtgaaggtgggtaccacagatgaacccatgatcgtgtacgcatttagGAAAGGGGTGTGTCCCGGGTCTTTCAGCAAGTCACTCAATCGCAGCCGCTTCAAGACTTTTGCAGAAGTaaggcgtcgggcggtagaacacattgcctctgagggtgaggcatacgagaagtgcacgactGCTACACCCACACGCCCAAGAGCGCAAATTCGCACACAACCTTCCAGGGTCCACGAAGCCTCCACAGAAAGAAAGAACCAAGACAGGAAGCGCACCTACAAGGCAAGGAGGACCCAACCTAGGGGTCGagcagaaggaaggagagaaggaAATAGACCTCTAAggcacaattttgtggtggaacttaaggacctcatcgttgtgcccaacatagctgacaggttgaggccaccggtgAAGTCTAAAAAAGTGCTGGGACCTCACAAAgaatcatggtgcgaatttcacgaagcgttcgggcaccatattaacaattgcttggcgctgggctatcagttggatgagcttgtgaagaatggtttcctaAAAGATTACCTCGCTGGGTCTACTACAGCCACAGCCACAGCGACACCAGAGGAAGGTCAAGCGCACGAAATGCCGACTCACGGAGAAGTACACACCATTTTTGGCGGTTTTTCCGGAGGAAGACCCACCGCCTCTCAAAGTAAGAAATATGTGAGGTCAGTAAGTTCAGTTGCTGAGGAATTTTCGGatgacccgtgggagtcagacctcgttaAGGGTTGA
- the LOC137823624 gene encoding monodehydroascorbate reductase 4, peroxisomal, whose amino-acid sequence MGRAFVYVILGGGVAAGYAALEFVKKGVSYGELCIISDEPVAPYERPALSKGFLLPEAAARLPSFHTCVGANEERLTPKWYKEHGIELVLGTGVKSADVKRKTLLTTTGETISYKFLIVATGARALKLEEFGVSGSDAENVCYLRDIADANRLVNVIQSCPEGNAVVIGGGYIGMECAASLVINKINVTMVFPEEHCMARLFTTKIANYYEEYYKSRGVNFVKGTVMSSFDFDSNGKVTAVNLRDGSTLSVEMVVVGIGIRPNTGLFEGQLTLEKGGIKVNGMLQSSNSSVYAIGDVAAFPVKAFGETRRLEHVDSARKSAKHVVAAIMEPDKTGEFDYLPFFYSRIFTLSWQFYGDNVGEVIYYGDMSGSAFGAYWVSKGHLVGAFLEGGNREEYEAIAKVTRLRPAIEDLTELERQGLGYAVTVSQKPVASPAVEVRASDLLLEKPLYAWHATAGVIIAASIAAFAYFYGKKRRRW is encoded by the exons ATGGGGAGAGCCTTTGTGTATGTGATTCTTGGGGGAGGCGTGGCTGCTGGCTATGCTGCTCTTGAATTCGTCAAAAAAGGGGTCTCTTATGGTGAACTCTGTATAATTTCCGACGAACCA GTTGCTCCTTATGAAAGGCCTGCATTGAGCAAAGGATTTTTGCTTCCCGAAG CTGCTGCACGGCTTCCATCCTTTCATACCTGTGTTGGTGCAAATGAGGAGAGGCTAACTCCCAAATGGTATAAAGAACATG GGATTGAATTAGTTCTTGGAACTGGAGTTAAATCTGCTGATGTGAAACGCAAGACACTTTTAACAACAACAGGAGAGACCATAAGTTATAAGTTTCTTATTGTTGCTACTGGTGCACGG GCTTTGAAGCTGGAAGAATTTGGGGTGAGTGGATCAGATGCTGAAAATGTCTGTTATTTAAGAGATATAGCAGATGCAAATAGGCTTGTCAATGTTATACAATCTTGTCCAGAAGGGAATGCTGTTGTCATTGGTGGTGGATACATAGGCATGGAGTGTGCAGCATCTCTagtgatcaataaaataaatgtaacaATGGTCTTCCCTGAGGAACATTGCA TGGCTCGtttatttaccacaaaaatagCAAACTACTACGAAGAATATTATAAGTCAAGAGGAGTAAACTTTGTTAAGGGAACTGTGATGTCATCATTCGATTTTGACTCCAATGGGAAg GTTACAGCTGTTAATCTTAGAGACGGAAGCACGCTATCTGTGGAGATGGTTGTGGTGGGAATTGGAATACGTCCAAATACAGGTCTGTTTGAAGGCCAGCTCACTTTGGAGAAAGGTGGAATCAAAGTAAATGGGATGTTGCAGTCAAGCAACAGCTCAGTCTATGCCATTGGAGATGTTGCAGCTTTTCCAGTCAAAGCATTTGGGGAAACTCGAAgacttgagcatgttgattcaGCTCGAAAGTCTGCAAAACATGTAGTTGCAGCCATAATGGAACCAGACAAAACAGGAGAATTTGACTACCTTCCTTTTTTCTACTCCAGAATCTTCACATTGTCTTGGCAATTTTATGGGGATAATGTTGGGGAAGTTATATATTACGGAGATATGTCAGGCAGTGCATTTGGAGCATACTGGGTAAGCAAGGGTCACCTTGTTGGGGCTTTCCTTGAAGGTGGAAATAGAGAAGAGTATGAAGCTATAGCTAAGGTCACTAGGTTAAGGCCAGCAATTGAAGACTTGACTGAACTGGAGAGACAGGGTTTGGGGTATGCAGTTACAGTCAGCCAGAAACCAGTGGCGTCACCCGCAGTGGAGGTTAGGGCCTCGGACCTACTTTTGGAAAAACCATTATATGCTTGGCATGCTACAGCTGGGGTTATTATTGCGGCATCAATAGCTGCATTTGCATATTTTTATGGAAAAAAGCGCCGCAGATGGTGA